AATCTTCACTTTCAACAGCCAGAAGAAAGGCCCGCGCTGCATCATCAACATGAAGGAAACTCCACAACTGCAGCCCTTCCGTCATTTCGACAGAGGCTCCCGCACAAAGTTTTCCCCATATGCTATTTATCATCTTGTCCCGCCGATCGTCCGAACCATATACAGAAAACATCCGAAGACATAAAAAGTGCGTTCCCGTATCAGCGCACAGCTTTTTCGTTTCCTGATACAGTTGTTGTTTCCATCGTCCATATGGCGTGTCAGGACGATACGCTGTTTCCTCGTCGATAGGCTGTCCGTCATTTGCAAATTCGGCACATGTTCCGGGGAGAATGATTTTCTGACATCCCTGCGCAATGGCTTGACGCACACTTTCCATAACGGCGTGAAAACTCGCCTCGTTTACCTGTTCACTCGCGCGTTCCTCCCGTTTCGTTCCCGCCCATATAAACGGCACGTAAATATCGCAGGATGAAACAATTTTTGAGAATTGATCGTAATTCGCAAGTTCCAACTGCGCGTAATCGATCCCGGAGCACACAACTTCCCCTAACCTCCTGGAAAGTCCTGTCACTCTATACTTCCCCGACAACATGGGGAGCAGATGCCCGGCAAGAAAACTTGAAGCGCCTGCTACAACAACATGTTTCAACACGTCACCCCTTTTCATCGAAGAGAGATCGATCCGATCGATACCGGAAGATATCGTCCATATAAAATGTTTTTCTAATGTCATCAGCAATGGCAACATCCCTGCCAAACATTGTCTGCATGAGCGCAATGCCAAGCAATGATTGATCCGAAGCTGCACCCATTCGTTTTCCGAGCATCACCATCATATCGGAGATGAACTCCAGCACTCCTTGATGAACTTTTTGTTTGATGCCGAAATACTTCTGATTGCTCGCCTTCGCCGCCGTCACAAAGCCCGTTTCATCCATTGTCATGTACGTGCCGTAGGGCGCAGTATAAATCGCTTCCAACAGTAAAAACAGTTTCTGTATCGGCGACTTTGCACCGCTCGGATCGGACGGCGAATAACCATAAGAAAACTTCCTCTGCCCTTCGTTTTCCGGATTTCCCTTTGACATATCCGCCAGAAGATAAATGCCCGCAAGCGGCTGCTCCAGAAAGCGGCTCATGGCCTGTTGCGTGGATCCCGTATACCCGAAATCAACAAGCGCCGCATGAGACAGATCTCCAATTTCCTCTCTGAGATACGTGCGATACCGCATCCTCAATTTTGCACTTTTTTCCAGAACTTCTTCCATGCGCCCCAAAAGAAGCGGCCGCAATCTATCTGTATCGGAAGGAACCTCGACAACCGTATCGTCTGCTACCTCAACACCAAACCGTTCTTGAAAGAAATCTCGCGCCGTCCCCCGATAAGAAAGTGCAGCAAACGCTTCTGCCGCCTGAGAATCTGTCAAAAGAAGACGTCTCGCAAGAAGACGTGATATTTTTAAATATCGCGTCTCGATGCCGACAACGCCGCAAAGCGAAAGATAGACATCCATCGCCTCTTTCAGTAAATACCCGTCGCGAGCACAGAAAC
This portion of the Selenomonas sp. TAMA-11512 genome encodes:
- a CDS encoding NAD(P)-dependent oxidoreductase, whose protein sequence is MTLEKHFIWTISSGIDRIDLSSMKRGDVLKHVVVAGASSFLAGHLLPMLSGKYRVTGLSRRLGEVVCSGIDYAQLELANYDQFSKIVSSCDIYVPFIWAGTKREERASEQVNEASFHAVMESVRQAIAQGCQKIILPGTCAEFANDGQPIDEETAYRPDTPYGRWKQQLYQETKKLCADTGTHFLCLRMFSVYGSDDRRDKMINSIWGKLCAGASVEMTEGLQLWSFLHVDDAARAFLLAVESEDLSDGCYNLAATEHRRLRDFVEEMREAANSSSEICYGAVPYADGKIPHTLFLSRKAGSIFSWQPKISFSEGIRRMKDANRM